A genomic region of Arachis hypogaea cultivar Tifrunner chromosome 5, arahy.Tifrunner.gnm2.J5K5, whole genome shotgun sequence contains the following coding sequences:
- the LOC112801179 gene encoding probable proteasome inhibitor isoform X1 has product MVSDKTVLAVIRASRPTFRNQNDKIAFAVHSSFLASGYVLTATGSQALSDTALSNSSNEEVAVDHWNELNDEYAFVYANPERGSKKVLLKCLVMNEILLVDALSEGSSEPVHLDINVGEYAGEDGGSNYSQQFKNLDKLVKIIDGDILSKFDGSANASSSNKRSETTERQEIHETGTRFGDPAIPPNHPVGIAFPPVSIGSGSDLFPGTAAGMYPSRGGHNIGGSMLVGPNDPRFFGGFGGIGGEPGFPGGQLGVPPSARFDPYGPPGVPGFEPNRFTRNPRRPGYDAHPDLQHFRRDPDSDYI; this is encoded by the exons ATGGTGAGTGACAAGACAGTGTTGGCCGTGATCAGGGCGTCGAGGCCCACCTTCCGCAACCAAAACGACAAAATCGCCTTTGCCGTTCACTCCTCCTTCCTCGCCTCCGGTTACGTCCTCACCGCCACTGGTTCCCAAGCCCTCTCCGACACTGCGCTTTCCAATTCTTCCAACG aGGAGGTAGCGGTTGATCACTGGAACGAGCTAAATGACGAGTACGCGTTCGTTTACGCAAACCCAGAAAGGGGTTCGAAGAAAGTACTCTTGAAGTGCCTTGTGATGAACGAAATATTGCTCGTTGATGCTTTGTCTGAAGGGTCTTCGGAGCCTGTCCACCTTGACATTAA TGTTGGGGAATATGCAGGAGAGGATGGCGGTAGCAATTATTCTCAGCAGTTCAAGAATTTGGACAAGCTTGTAAAGATAATAGATGGGGATATCTTGTCTAAATTTGATGGTTCTGCCAATGCTAGCTCGTCAAATAAAAG GTCAGAAACAACTGAAAGACAAGAGATACATGAGACTGGTACTAGATTTGGTGATCCTGCCATTCCCCCAAATCATCCTGTTGG AATTGCCTTCCCTCCTGTTTCCATTGGGTCTGGTAGTGATCTTTTTCCGGGAACGGCTGCTGGAATGTATCCTTCAAG AGGTGGTCACAACATTGGTGGGAGCATGCTTGTAG GGCCTAATGATCCCCGTTTCTTCGGTGGTTTTGGTGGTATCGGCGGAGAACCAGGCTTTCCTGGAGGACAGCT GGGTGTTCCTCCCAGTGCTCGATTTGATCCATATGGTCCTCCTGGTGTTCCTGGTTTTGAGCCTAACAGGTTTACAAG
- the LOC112801179 gene encoding probable proteasome inhibitor isoform X2: MVSDKTVLAVIRASRPTFRNQNDKIAFAVHSSFLASGYVLTATGSQALSDTALSNSSNEEVAVDHWNELNDEYAFVYANPERGSKKVLLKCLVMNEILLVDALSEGSSEPVHLDINVGEYAGEDGGSNYSQQFKNLDKLVKIIDGDILSKFDGSANASSSNKRSETTERQEIHETGTRFGDPAIPPNHPVGIAFPPVSIGSGSDLFPGTAAGMYPSRGGHNIGGSMLVGPNDPRFFGGFGGIGGEPGFPGGQLARFDPYGPPGVPGFEPNRFTRNPRRPGYDAHPDLQHFRRDPDSDYI, translated from the exons ATGGTGAGTGACAAGACAGTGTTGGCCGTGATCAGGGCGTCGAGGCCCACCTTCCGCAACCAAAACGACAAAATCGCCTTTGCCGTTCACTCCTCCTTCCTCGCCTCCGGTTACGTCCTCACCGCCACTGGTTCCCAAGCCCTCTCCGACACTGCGCTTTCCAATTCTTCCAACG aGGAGGTAGCGGTTGATCACTGGAACGAGCTAAATGACGAGTACGCGTTCGTTTACGCAAACCCAGAAAGGGGTTCGAAGAAAGTACTCTTGAAGTGCCTTGTGATGAACGAAATATTGCTCGTTGATGCTTTGTCTGAAGGGTCTTCGGAGCCTGTCCACCTTGACATTAA TGTTGGGGAATATGCAGGAGAGGATGGCGGTAGCAATTATTCTCAGCAGTTCAAGAATTTGGACAAGCTTGTAAAGATAATAGATGGGGATATCTTGTCTAAATTTGATGGTTCTGCCAATGCTAGCTCGTCAAATAAAAG GTCAGAAACAACTGAAAGACAAGAGATACATGAGACTGGTACTAGATTTGGTGATCCTGCCATTCCCCCAAATCATCCTGTTGG AATTGCCTTCCCTCCTGTTTCCATTGGGTCTGGTAGTGATCTTTTTCCGGGAACGGCTGCTGGAATGTATCCTTCAAG AGGTGGTCACAACATTGGTGGGAGCATGCTTGTAG GGCCTAATGATCCCCGTTTCTTCGGTGGTTTTGGTGGTATCGGCGGAGAACCAGGCTTTCCTGGAGGACAGCT TGCTCGATTTGATCCATATGGTCCTCCTGGTGTTCCTGGTTTTGAGCCTAACAGGTTTACAAG
- the LOC112801179 gene encoding probable proteasome inhibitor isoform X3, with translation MVSDKTVLAVIRASRPTFRNQNDKIAFAVHSSFLASGYVLTATGSQALSDTALSNSSNEEVAVDHWNELNDEYAFVYANPERGSKKVLLKCLVMNEILLVDALSEGSSEPVHLDINVGEYAGEDGGSNYSQQFKNLDKLVKIIDGDILSKFDGSANASSSNKRSETTERQEIHETGTRFGDPAIPPNHPVGIAFPPVSIGSGSDLFPGTAAGMYPSRGGHNIGGSMLVGPNDPRFFGGFGGIGGEPGFPGGQLNPRRPGYDAHPDLQHFRRDPDSDYI, from the exons ATGGTGAGTGACAAGACAGTGTTGGCCGTGATCAGGGCGTCGAGGCCCACCTTCCGCAACCAAAACGACAAAATCGCCTTTGCCGTTCACTCCTCCTTCCTCGCCTCCGGTTACGTCCTCACCGCCACTGGTTCCCAAGCCCTCTCCGACACTGCGCTTTCCAATTCTTCCAACG aGGAGGTAGCGGTTGATCACTGGAACGAGCTAAATGACGAGTACGCGTTCGTTTACGCAAACCCAGAAAGGGGTTCGAAGAAAGTACTCTTGAAGTGCCTTGTGATGAACGAAATATTGCTCGTTGATGCTTTGTCTGAAGGGTCTTCGGAGCCTGTCCACCTTGACATTAA TGTTGGGGAATATGCAGGAGAGGATGGCGGTAGCAATTATTCTCAGCAGTTCAAGAATTTGGACAAGCTTGTAAAGATAATAGATGGGGATATCTTGTCTAAATTTGATGGTTCTGCCAATGCTAGCTCGTCAAATAAAAG GTCAGAAACAACTGAAAGACAAGAGATACATGAGACTGGTACTAGATTTGGTGATCCTGCCATTCCCCCAAATCATCCTGTTGG AATTGCCTTCCCTCCTGTTTCCATTGGGTCTGGTAGTGATCTTTTTCCGGGAACGGCTGCTGGAATGTATCCTTCAAG AGGTGGTCACAACATTGGTGGGAGCATGCTTGTAG GGCCTAATGATCCCCGTTTCTTCGGTGGTTTTGGTGGTATCGGCGGAGAACCAGGCTTTCCTGGAGGACAGCT